The proteins below come from a single Alnus glutinosa chromosome 9, dhAlnGlut1.1, whole genome shotgun sequence genomic window:
- the LOC133878570 gene encoding LOW QUALITY PROTEIN: zinc finger protein BALDIBIS-like (The sequence of the model RefSeq protein was modified relative to this genomic sequence to represent the inferred CDS: inserted 1 base in 1 codon), whose protein sequence is MTSEGGLCVPSTGRGFAQEPNSNPNPNLNSNPGKRKRSLPGTPDPDAEVIAMSPKSLMATNRFICEICKKGFQRDQNLQLHRRGHNLPWKLRQRTNKEVQKKVYVCPEKTCVHHDPSRALGDLTGIKKHFSRKHGEKRWKCEKCSKKYAVQSDWKAHSKICGTREYKCDCGTLFSRKDSFITHRAFCDALAEENARFTSSVSAANPIFKNDLINGTISNPPLAGIPQFSSAFQPEFAANTQFNPVGIANNSNAYLSSLPELASMNHMFGSSSQTQWLNKYPDTSFGTANLSISSLPRGGLKEEEESEGNMYSNNQNIHQQGQAHMSATALLQKAAQMGSTRSNPVFDGTSFRLMSSGSSHSTVSNSRNHEVQKFFRQQNQAENLNELMSSNSTSFLEKTKNLPVSSGRLHASSNEVDHEHSLTRDFLGVGEDASRPFXAAMGGAMDLSQYGGRASLIEDESLLL, encoded by the exons ATGACGTCTGAAGGTGGGCTTTGTGTTCCTTCCACAGGGAGAGGGTTTGCTCAAGAACCAAactcaaaccctaaccctaaccttaaTTCAAATCCAGGCAAGAGAAAGAGAAGTTTACCGGGAACACCAG ATCCGGATGCAGAGGTTATAGCCATGTCTCCAAAATCTTTAATGGCGACAAACCGATTCATATGTGAAATTTGCAAAAAGGGTTTCCAGAGGGACCAGAACTTGCAGCTTCACCGGCGCGGCCACAATCTTCCATGGAAGCTTCGGCAAAGAACAAACAAAGAAGTTCAGAAAAAGGTGTACGTTTGTCCGGAGAAGACCTGCGTGCACCACGATCCATCGAGGGCGCTCGGAGACCTCACCGGGATAAAGAAGCACTTCAGCCGGAAGCACGGCGAGAAGAGGTGGAAGTGTGAGAAATGTTCCAAGAAATATGCGGTGCAGTCAGATTGGAAAGCCCATAGCAAGATTTGTGGTACTAGGGAGTACAAATGTGACTGTGGCACACTCTTTTCTAG gAAGGATAGCTTCATAACTCATAGAGCTTTTTGTGATGCCTTGGCTGAAGAGAATGCAAGGTTCACTTCATCAGTTTCAGCCGCCAATCCAATCTTTAAGAATGATTTGATTAATGGGACAATTTCCAATCCTCCACTAGCTGGAATCCCCCAATTTTCCTCCGCCTTTCAGCCAGAATTTGCTGCCAATACCCAGTTCAACCCAGTTGGAATTGCGAATAATTCTAACGCTTACTTGTCGAGCTTGCCTGAATTGGCATCTATGAATCATATGTTTGGATCGAGCTCTCAGACGCAGTGGTTAAACAAGTACCCAGATACATCCTTTGGAACTGCCAATCTCTCTATATCTTCGTTGCCAAGAGGAGGGCTaaaggaggaagaagagagCGAAGGAAATATGTATTCTAATAACCAGAATATTCACCAACAAGGCCAAGCTCACATGTCAGCCACAGCACTTTTGCAAAAAGCTGCCCAAATGGGATCAACAAGGAGCAACCCAGTATTCGACGGCACCTCTTTCAGATTGATGAGCTCCGGATCATCTCACTCAACTGTGTCAAACAGTAGGAACCACGAAGTTCAGAAATTTTTCAGGCAACAAAACCAAGCTGAGAACTTGAACGAGTTGATGAGTTCAAACTCGACCTCATTTTTGGAGAAAACCAAGAATTTGCCAGTTTCATCTGGAAGGCTCCATGCCAGTTCAAATGAAGTTGATCATGAGCACAGCTTAACTAGAGATTTTCTTGGCGTGGGAGAAGATGCAAGCAGGCCTT TTGCAGCAATGGGTGGAGCCATGGATTTGAGCCAATACGGTGGCCGGGCATCACTCATAGAAGACGAAAGTCTCTTGTTGTAA